The following nucleotide sequence is from Streptomyces sp. NBC_00237.
ATTCGAGACCCGGCTCGTTCGGATCGCTGCGCAGCGTCAGCGGCAGCGACGACAGCGTGTCCCCGAGCCGCGTCGAGCCGCCCGGCCGGGAGAACACCGTCCGCCCCTCCACGGCGTCCCGCGCCCCCGACGACCACAGCTGGTACACCAGCAGGTCCGCGACCGCGCTCGGCGGCAGCAGCGTCTCGTAGCGCCCGGCGGGCAGGTCGATGTGCCGCTCGGCCCACGCCAGGCGCTTCGCCAGCTCCTCGTCCATGGCCGCCGGATCGACGTCCTTGAAGTCCCGCGTCGCGCGCCCGGCCCACGCCGACTTCGTACGGTCGGGAGACTTGGCGTTGACCTCCAGGGTGCCGGTCGGCTGGTCGTGCCGCAGCCGCAGCCCCGTCGACGTACCGAGATAGCTCGACGTCATCTCGTGGTTCGCGAACCCGTACAGCTCGCGCCCCCCGGCCCTGGCACGGGCGAAAGCCTCGCCCAGCGCGGGTGCGAACGCGTCGAAGACGGCCGACGACGTCTCGGCGGGCGCGTCCCGGAAGTCCGCCGACACCGGGACGCCCGCGACCAGCGGCTGCGCGTCCTCGGCGGGTCCCGCCGCCCGTGCCGCCGTCTCGGCGGCCCGTACCAGCGGCTCCAGCTCCTCGGCGGTGACCGCCGACCGGGACACGACACCGGAGGCGGTGCCCTCGGCCCCGTCGACGGTGGCGACGACGGTCAGCGTCCGCCCCCGGGTCACCCCGTTCGTGGTCAGGGCGTTGCCCGCCCACCGCAGATTCGCGGACGACTGCTCGTCGGCGATGACGACGCACCCGTCGGCGGTGGACAGCTCCAGCGCCCGCTCGACGATCTCGTACGGCTTGCTCACGCGGCTCATCGCCCGGCCTCCTGCGTCGTGTTAAGGATGTTCACGCCCCGGAAGAGGGCCGAAGGGCAGCCGTGCGAGACGGCCGCGACCTGGCCGGGCTGGGCCTTGCCGCAGTTGAAGGCGCCGCCCAGCACGTACGTCTGCGGGCCGCCGACCTTCTCCATCGAGCCCCAGAAGTCGGTGGTCGTCGACTGGTACGCGACATCGCGGAGCTGCCCGGCCAGCCGCCCGTTCTCGATGCGGTAGAAGCGCTGGCCGGTGAACTGGAAGTTGAAGCGCTGCATGTCGATCGACCAGGACCGGTCGCCGACCACGTAGATCCCGCGCTCGACACCCCCGATCAGGTCCTCCGTCGACAGCCCCCCGGCCTCCGGCTGCAAGGACACGTTCGCCATGCGCTGCACGGGCACGTGCCCGGGGGAGTCGGCGTACGCGCATCCGTTGGAGCGCCCGAGCCCGGTCAGCTTCGCGATCCGGCGGTCGGTCTGGTACCCGACCAGCGTGCCGTCCTTGATCAGGTCCCAGGACTGCCCGGCCACGCCCTCGTCGTCGTACCCGACGGTCGATAGCCCGTGCTCGACGGTACGGTCGCCGGTCACGTTCATCACCGACGAGCCGTACGCCAGCTTGCCCAGCTGGTCGAAGGTCGCGAACGAGGTCCCCGCGTACGCGGCCTCGTACCCGAGCGCCCGGTCCAGCTCCGTCGCGTGCCCGATCGACTCGTGGATGGTCAGCCAGAGGTTGGACGGGTCGACGACCAGGTCGTACGTCCCCGCCTCGACGCTCGGGGCGCGCATCTTCTCGGCGAGCAGCCCGGGGATCTCCTCCAGCTCGGAGTCCCAGTCCCACCCCGTGCCC
It contains:
- a CDS encoding metallopeptidase TldD-related protein; amino-acid sequence: MSRVSKPYEIVERALELSTADGCVVIADEQSSANLRWAGNALTTNGVTRGRTLTVVATVDGAEGTASGVVSRSAVTAEELEPLVRAAETAARAAGPAEDAQPLVAGVPVSADFRDAPAETSSAVFDAFAPALGEAFARARAGGRELYGFANHEMTSSYLGTSTGLRLRHDQPTGTLEVNAKSPDRTKSAWAGRATRDFKDVDPAAMDEELAKRLAWAERHIDLPAGRYETLLPPSAVADLLVYQLWSSGARDAVEGRTVFSRPGGSTRLGDTLSSLPLTLRSDPNEPGLESAPFVLAHASGGDSSVFDNGLPLAPTEWIKDGKLERLTTTRNTAALTGLPVSPDIDNLVLDAGGTRTLDEMVAATERGLLLTCLWYIREVDPATLLLTGLTRDGVYLVENGEVVGEVNNFRFNESPVDLLSRASEAGVTEKTLPREWGDWFTRAAMPALRVPDFNMSSVSRGV
- a CDS encoding TldD/PmbA family protein, producing the protein MPQSPHSAHPIDPTFTALPLRALADAALARARALGADHADFRFERVRSASWRLRDAKPSGSNDSTDVGYAVRVVHGGAWGFASGVDLSMDAAARVAGQAVAMARLSAKVIKAAGSDERVELADEPVHEDRTWVSSYEINPFDVPGEEKAALLADWSGRLLRADGVAHVDASLMTVQENKFYADTAGTVTTQQRVRVHPQLTAVAVDGTSGEFDSMRTIAPPVGRGWEYLLGTGWDWDSELEEIPGLLAEKMRAPSVEAGTYDLVVDPSNLWLTIHESIGHATELDRALGYEAAYAGTSFATFDQLGKLAYGSSVMNVTGDRTVEHGLSTVGYDDEGVAGQSWDLIKDGTLVGYQTDRRIAKLTGLGRSNGCAYADSPGHVPVQRMANVSLQPEAGGLSTEDLIGGVERGIYVVGDRSWSIDMQRFNFQFTGQRFYRIENGRLAGQLRDVAYQSTTTDFWGSMEKVGGPQTYVLGGAFNCGKAQPGQVAAVSHGCPSALFRGVNILNTTQEAGR